From one Melioribacteraceae bacterium genomic stretch:
- a CDS encoding cytochrome bc complex cytochrome b subunit, translated as MKNFKSWLLERIPIDTEKTSEVVKEIFSEPIPSHMKYWYYALGATPLILFFIQVVTGILLTFYYIPSPEMAYESVRYITEEVRMGFYVRGLHRWGSNLMVIAIFLHMVRVFFTRGYRNPREINWVIGVLIFLATLTLCFTGYSLVYNQLSYWAATVGTNMIKEIPFIGVPILELIRGGSDVTANTLTRFFNLHIVFAPIILFILLMVHIVMVRLHGVSKLEGREEEEKTYPFYPEHFYHTLIVGLFILVVISSLAVILPPGLGEPANPAVTPNHIKPEWYFYGVYSLLKFLPVKFGIYLIAVFIIVGTFWPFIDEFLRKKLPNVKVHYFFGSLFAVLFIFFTLYEMLVY; from the coding sequence ATGAAAAATTTCAAAAGCTGGCTTTTAGAACGAATACCGATTGATACCGAAAAGACTTCTGAAGTAGTTAAAGAAATTTTTAGTGAACCGATTCCAAGCCACATGAAATATTGGTACTATGCACTTGGCGCCACTCCTTTGATTCTTTTTTTTATACAAGTAGTAACCGGAATTCTTCTAACGTTTTATTATATACCGTCTCCTGAGATGGCTTATGAAAGTGTTCGATACATTACGGAAGAAGTTAGAATGGGATTTTATGTTAGAGGATTGCATAGATGGGGTTCTAACTTAATGGTAATAGCCATTTTTCTTCATATGGTTAGAGTCTTTTTCACACGCGGTTATCGTAATCCAAGGGAGATTAATTGGGTAATCGGTGTGTTAATTTTTTTAGCAACCCTTACACTTTGCTTTACCGGTTACTCGCTTGTATATAATCAGCTTTCTTATTGGGCCGCTACAGTCGGCACTAATATGATTAAAGAAATTCCGTTTATCGGCGTGCCTATTCTTGAGTTAATACGAGGCGGGTCTGATGTAACTGCTAATACACTAACTCGTTTCTTTAATCTTCACATTGTATTTGCCCCGATAATTCTATTCATATTACTTATGGTGCATATTGTTATGGTCCGTCTTCATGGCGTATCCAAACTTGAAGGAAGAGAAGAAGAGGAAAAAACTTATCCATTCTATCCAGAACATTTTTATCATACACTGATAGTGGGTTTATTTATTTTGGTAGTAATAAGTTCACTTGCCGTAATACTGCCTCCCGGGTTAGGTGAACCTGCAAACCCCGCAGTAACTCCAAACCATATTAAACCCGAATGGTATTTCTACGGTGTTTATTCTTTACTAAAATTTTTACCTGTCAAATTTGGCATTTATCTAATAGCAGTGTTCATAATTGTCGGGACATTCTGGCCATTTATAGATGAGTTCCTACGAAAGAAACTGCCAAATGTAAAAGTGCATTACTTCTTCGGAAGTTTATTTGCTGTACTGTTTATATTCTTCACACTATATGAAATGTTAGTTTATTAA
- a CDS encoding sigma-54 dependent transcriptional regulator — MNIVVVDDEKTKRITMTDALRKAGYDVESFASSILALSYIEKNNVDVVVTDIRMPEMDGFEVLDKVKSINRNIAVIMITAFGTIESAVDAMKKGAYDYITKPFSSEQLLLLIQKYEKVKSLLDENISLRKRLEERYSFHNLVGKSKPMIELFDQIEMISASEMSVLIEGESGTGKEIVANAIHYNSPRKEKPFVKLSCAALNDSLLESELFGHVKGAFTGAYKEKQGRFELANGGSLFLDDVDDIPMSSQVKLLRVLQEKEFEKVGSSKPIKVDVRVICATKVDLWEQVKKNQFREDLYYRLRVIPMRIPSLRERKEDIPLLVDHFVKKSGRSDLRFTPEAIELISCFDWPGNIRQLENAIYRLTALTKEKVITKSIIPEDLICGQKRSNGMSFNFNDSVDLTQIVDNIEIEAINWALEKAERNQTKAAEFLRLKRTTLRDKMKKYDII; from the coding sequence ATGAACATTGTAGTTGTTGATGATGAAAAAACAAAACGAATAACGATGACCGATGCTCTGCGTAAAGCCGGGTATGATGTAGAATCCTTTGCATCATCAATCTTAGCGTTAAGTTATATTGAAAAAAATAACGTTGATGTAGTCGTGACTGATATACGAATGCCTGAAATGGATGGCTTTGAAGTATTGGATAAAGTAAAATCAATTAATAGAAATATAGCCGTGATTATGATAACCGCATTCGGAACAATTGAATCGGCTGTAGATGCAATGAAAAAAGGTGCTTACGATTACATAACAAAACCTTTCTCTTCAGAACAATTACTTCTGCTCATCCAGAAATATGAAAAAGTAAAATCCTTACTCGATGAAAACATATCTTTAAGAAAACGGTTAGAAGAAAGATATTCTTTTCACAACCTCGTTGGCAAATCAAAACCCATGATTGAATTGTTCGATCAAATTGAGATGATAAGTGCAAGCGAGATGTCGGTTTTAATAGAAGGTGAAAGCGGAACCGGAAAAGAAATTGTAGCAAATGCAATTCATTATAACAGCCCAAGAAAAGAGAAACCATTTGTAAAATTAAGCTGTGCCGCATTAAATGATTCGCTTCTGGAAAGTGAATTGTTTGGTCATGTTAAAGGTGCTTTTACCGGTGCGTACAAAGAAAAGCAAGGACGTTTTGAATTAGCAAACGGCGGTTCACTTTTTCTTGATGACGTTGATGATATTCCTATGAGTTCTCAAGTAAAACTATTGCGTGTTTTACAAGAAAAAGAATTTGAAAAAGTCGGCAGTTCAAAACCAATTAAAGTAGATGTTAGAGTAATATGTGCCACCAAAGTTGATCTTTGGGAACAAGTAAAAAAGAATCAATTTAGAGAAGACTTGTATTACCGTCTTAGAGTAATACCGATGAGAATTCCATCATTAAGAGAAAGAAAAGAAGACATTCCTTTGTTGGTTGATCACTTTGTTAAAAAATCAGGTAGAAGTGATCTTAGATTTACACCTGAAGCAATTGAATTGATTTCTTGTTTCGATTGGCCCGGAAATATTCGCCAGCTTGAAAATGCAATTTATAGATTAACCGCTCTTACAAAAGAAAAGGTAATAACCAAATCAATAATTCCGGAAGATCTGATTTGCGGACAAAAAAGATCTAATGGGATGTCCTTTAATTTCAACGACTCCGTTGATCTAACCCAAATAGTTGATAATATCGAAATTGAAGCTATAAATTGGGCACTTGAAAAGGCTGAACGCAATCAGACGAAAGCTGCCGAATTTTTGAGACTCAAACGCACAACTCTTCGTGACAAAATGAAAAAATACGATATAATTTAG
- a CDS encoding multiheme c-type cytochrome gives MAEKDSLQTQKMIVGIFSILLVVILIIVAGVEMKHSVSAEPIIEISGVNKRCVDCHTSKGVAVKAIEHWKQSVHAEQNISCIDCHTAQEGEFDAFYCPESDLLVAKHPTPKDCAECHETEVAEFTNSKHAHQFWLISNGDRAVFEFPMATKHGCEQCHNIGNMWPDGSVGECDACHAKHTFSKAVARQPETCGECHVGPDHPHIEIYLESKHGNIFRATEKNMDLSFTSNDHDEIPIDVPVCTTCHMDSDGNQPMTHNVSARLAWESQAPWSYRTVWDDENLGDWQMKRGRMESVCKKCHSSDFVEVYLLTADLVNLQYNEMRREFVRWNKKLTANGIVDRLELNDKFYSDPVLNGWDEVPEDMLYKAWHHEGRRFRHGAEMMGADYTQWHGVWEMQEAMVEMLTWAAEKGDPEAKRWVESNHPEKFIPFALYDIPGNAWGINSHSNTTPVVYNNNPDYWERIYQNVETAYQAGLLSDKQWQLWVKRYNDKEHYQGTKYKEANDSLYQFYLDRNKKDTEAFTKQAVELKLKGEPFWKY, from the coding sequence ATGGCTGAAAAAGATTCATTGCAAACACAGAAAATGATAGTGGGGATTTTTAGTATTCTCCTTGTAGTAATTCTTATTATAGTCGCCGGTGTTGAAATGAAACATTCGGTAAGTGCTGAGCCGATTATTGAAATAAGTGGTGTTAACAAAAGATGTGTTGATTGTCATACCAGCAAAGGTGTTGCGGTTAAAGCTATTGAACATTGGAAACAAAGTGTTCATGCCGAACAGAATATAAGCTGTATTGATTGTCACACTGCACAAGAAGGCGAGTTTGATGCATTTTATTGTCCCGAAAGTGATCTTCTTGTGGCAAAACATCCAACACCAAAAGATTGTGCCGAATGTCACGAAACAGAAGTTGCTGAGTTCACAAATAGTAAACATGCTCATCAATTTTGGTTAATAAGCAACGGTGATAGAGCTGTATTTGAATTCCCAATGGCAACAAAACATGGTTGTGAACAATGCCATAATATAGGTAATATGTGGCCGGACGGCAGTGTTGGCGAATGCGATGCTTGTCATGCAAAACATACATTTAGTAAAGCAGTTGCCCGCCAGCCTGAAACATGTGGCGAATGTCATGTTGGCCCGGATCACCCGCACATAGAAATTTATCTTGAATCTAAACACGGTAATATTTTTAGAGCTACCGAGAAAAATATGGATCTTTCATTTACATCGAATGATCATGATGAGATTCCAATCGATGTTCCGGTATGTACTACATGTCATATGGATTCGGATGGAAATCAACCAATGACTCACAACGTTAGTGCTCGTTTAGCTTGGGAATCTCAAGCTCCATGGAGTTACAGAACAGTTTGGGATGATGAAAATCTTGGTGATTGGCAAATGAAACGAGGTAGAATGGAATCAGTATGTAAGAAATGTCACTCATCGGATTTTGTCGAAGTCTATTTGCTTACTGCAGATTTAGTAAATCTACAATACAATGAAATGAGAAGAGAATTTGTTAGATGGAATAAAAAACTTACTGCTAATGGAATAGTTGATAGACTTGAATTGAACGATAAGTTTTATTCAGATCCCGTTCTTAATGGCTGGGACGAAGTTCCAGAAGACATGCTTTATAAAGCTTGGCATCATGAAGGCAGAAGATTTAGACATGGTGCAGAAATGATGGGGGCGGATTATACTCAATGGCATGGCGTATGGGAAATGCAAGAAGCTATGGTTGAAATGTTAACTTGGGCAGCAGAAAAAGGTGATCCGGAAGCAAAAAGATGGGTTGAATCAAATCATCCAGAAAAGTTCATTCCGTTTGCACTTTATGATATTCCCGGTAATGCCTGGGGTATAAATTCACATTCAAATACTACACCAGTTGTATATAATAATAATCCTGACTATTGGGAACGTATCTATCAAAATGTTGAGACAGCTTATCAAGCCGGATTACTATCCGATAAACAGTGGCAGCTTTGGGTAAAACGATATAATGATAAAGAGCATTATCAAGGTACAAAGTATAAAGAAGCAAATGATAGTTTGTATCAGTTTTATCTTGATAGAAACAAAAAAGATACTGAAGCATTCACAAAGCAAGCAGTTGAGTTAAAATTAAAGGGAGAACCGTTCTGGAAATACTAG
- a CDS encoding ATP-binding protein, translated as MPDSKFLDKRNLVDILDSLEVGVVYVDHENRFAFVNNAGEEIRGICSEERLGTSILQCHTERIHGKVLDDLKAFHSGEYATRHKMIKSKGRYFDNNYSVVKDDEGNFKGVVLVSQDVTEKVELEKQLKKANEELEKKIKERTIEIKMAYEKLKMAQRQLMQSEKMAAIGQFVSGVAHEINNPLDGIQNCIRMVLGDLDNKDQAEEYLPLAMEGLFKIEVLVRRLLDYAKPHSDEKVKVNIHDVIDDAIELTKFKLKKKGVAIQKRYNHKPLFIYGETHYLSQVFVNLILNSFDAIEHDGSITIETYLENNKDVKIVVKDTGVGVSEEDQAKVFNPFFTTKQKNNGTGLGLYLAYNVISEHAGKIEFNSKLDEGSEITIMLPFFNEENVIVKQEAESLEMEK; from the coding sequence ATGCCCGATTCAAAATTTCTTGATAAAAGAAACCTTGTCGATATACTTGATAGTTTAGAAGTTGGTGTTGTATATGTTGATCATGAAAACAGATTTGCTTTTGTAAACAATGCGGGCGAAGAAATACGAGGAATATGTAGTGAGGAAAGACTTGGGACTTCAATTTTGCAATGTCATACTGAAAGAATACATGGGAAAGTTCTAGATGATCTAAAAGCGTTTCACTCAGGTGAATACGCCACAAGACATAAGATGATAAAATCTAAGGGAAGATACTTTGATAATAATTACAGTGTTGTGAAAGATGATGAAGGAAATTTTAAGGGAGTTGTTTTAGTAAGCCAGGATGTAACAGAAAAAGTAGAACTAGAAAAACAACTTAAGAAAGCAAATGAAGAATTAGAGAAAAAAATTAAAGAGCGTACAATTGAAATCAAGATGGCATACGAAAAATTGAAGATGGCACAACGTCAATTAATGCAATCAGAAAAGATGGCGGCAATCGGACAATTTGTTTCCGGCGTTGCGCATGAAATTAATAATCCGCTTGATGGAATTCAGAATTGTATCAGAATGGTATTGGGTGATTTGGATAATAAAGATCAGGCAGAAGAATATCTTCCGCTTGCAATGGAGGGACTTTTTAAAATAGAAGTTCTAGTAAGAAGACTTCTCGATTATGCAAAACCACATTCTGATGAAAAAGTAAAAGTAAATATTCACGATGTAATAGACGATGCAATTGAGTTGACAAAATTTAAGCTGAAGAAAAAAGGTGTGGCGATTCAAAAAAGATATAATCACAAACCACTCTTTATTTATGGTGAAACTCATTATCTGAGTCAAGTATTTGTGAACTTAATTCTTAATTCTTTTGATGCTATTGAGCATGATGGTTCCATAACTATAGAAACCTATTTAGAAAATAATAAAGACGTAAAAATTGTTGTAAAAGATACCGGAGTTGGGGTTTCCGAAGAAGACCAAGCAAAAGTTTTTAATCCCTTCTTTACAACTAAACAAAAAAATAACGGAACAGGTTTGGGTCTTTATCTTGCCTATAACGTAATTAGTGAACATGCCGGTAAAATTGAGTTTAACAGTAAACTTGATGAAGGTTCGGAAATAACAATAATGCTGCCATTTTTTAATGAAGAAAATGTGATCGTAAAACAAGAAGCAGAAAGTCTTGAAATGGAGAAGTGA